One segment of Tamlana crocina DNA contains the following:
- a CDS encoding choice-of-anchor L domain-containing protein gives MRLFYFILLFLIGGNLLLFSQQISVDDSVDLQSLIQNNLVDGCVDISNISSSVNGADTGLASYAYFERVSSNFPFERGIMLSTGAARSGGNSAISPTLSEGSNAWGTDPDLETALGITNTVNATSIEFDFVSISNQFQFNYLLASEEYFGINPCQFSDGFVFLIREAGSTGPYQNIAVVPGTTTPVNTNTIHDEIFGVCPAQNEQYFEGYNVGDTNYNGRTIVLTASGTIQPNVTYHIKLIIADQTDNTFDSAVFIEGDSFRVLELGDNITTCASSAVLDADLENPLASYAWYLNGNLIPGATGSSYTAVANGTYRVEVSVPVNGSACVEEDDIEIVLNTEEPIDPITDYELCDDASGDETEVFNLSTKNSELEPNIPFTNYDYSYHYSEAEARANLNPITAPISNTINPQPIFVRIQDLDSPCFSYTSFNLIVHSLPDIVAPTPLETCDGDDNPDGYAIIDLTEKDDEITQGNANLFVTYHYNALDASTGNNPIPSPYINTNTPTDNVFVRVVNTTTGCVNNTTLQVNIEVSPIVNRDTQYLDACDRDLDGSANFDLTEVIAPILDGLTDVSTTFHATLEDAQTNTNIIANETNYEYNNAVTEPGSGTIYLRIEDNDTGCATIVPFEVHTNLLLTGTDTGDYALCDNNADENDTLDFNLFTVESYIANDLPYPITVTFYETEDDRNNGTNALPKTQPYAAASPQVLYITIENTDSGCIEDSEITLLINPILLFDNVTVPYCDDDNDGFASIDLASLDDTITGGNDDFTVRYYATQTDAENTQNQLPPFYNNTNSVETLYARIEATNSGCSTVNPFQIEVLVAPATNQPTDIIICDDDQDGFSIIDLNAKISEVVPSTTGLDIDFFTSFEDADAKTNEIPETNRDAYNTNTQTIFVRVEDVASGTGCYAIESFEAIVNTLPDFPTISNYQICEDDNDRTAEFLLSEKDNEILNGQTGKEVFYFEDAAFSMPIDKNAIYQNTSSPQTIYVRVENITDPSCFGTSTFTLQVSPDPVYNPIIDYLICDDDSNDGRHEFNLAEKANEIRQGTPDVLNISFHLTRNLAEENVNPLPATYTNVVNPQSIYVRIESDDSLCFVVEELGINIIAAPDVLVGTPSLTECAPDYNGQANFDLTFYNIDTQTQDFEVLDRVKSNLRIDYFENETDINPNDGLDNTNAIVDPENFVSEAKTIYIKVANTLTGCYTVVPLQLNINPPPPTNTVGTVEICDNETNTYDLSLVNNIIVDDPSVVNISYHDTQTDAEDNTAILSNTYNYTNNNHTIYVRTSNPTTGCFIVQAFNLQINENPIANTPPDLIDCNDDFDEFLIFDLTQNNSAILGSQNVSNFNITFYNTEENAESGTNRINTSYQATNGETIFVRVQNISTGCYSTTQFNTRINPLPVIPINDIVPLCNDDPLVVSAETGVAGDTYLWSTGATSAEILLGPNDIGNYSVTVTRPNTIAPDCSYTHNFSVVESDSAIINFTQTVDFADPNSITVDVSGIGDYVFILDDGEPQTSNVFDNVSFGSHLVTVRDLNGCLDVTREVFVIDIPKFVTPNNDGAYDTWHIVGASQLPGTIVYIYNRYGKLLKTLPHTSVGWDGTFNGQNMPSDDYWFVAKIVQDGESFDIKGHFALKR, from the coding sequence ATGAGATTATTTTATTTCATTTTACTTTTTCTTATTGGCGGAAACCTGCTGTTGTTTTCACAACAAATCTCCGTAGATGATTCTGTTGATTTACAATCCTTAATTCAAAACAACCTCGTTGATGGCTGTGTGGACATTTCAAATATTAGCTCTTCAGTAAATGGAGCAGATACGGGCTTGGCCAGTTATGCCTATTTTGAACGGGTCAGTTCCAATTTTCCTTTCGAAAGGGGCATTATGTTATCTACCGGAGCGGCCCGATCTGGGGGAAATTCTGCCATATCCCCTACATTGAGCGAAGGTTCCAACGCTTGGGGCACCGACCCTGATTTGGAAACCGCTTTGGGCATCACCAACACGGTAAATGCCACTTCCATCGAATTTGATTTTGTATCTATATCCAACCAATTTCAATTTAATTATTTATTGGCTTCTGAGGAATACTTTGGCATCAACCCATGTCAATTTTCCGATGGTTTCGTTTTTCTAATTAGAGAAGCGGGAAGCACGGGGCCCTACCAAAATATTGCTGTGGTTCCGGGCACAACCACACCAGTTAACACCAATACCATACACGATGAAATTTTTGGTGTTTGCCCTGCACAAAACGAACAATATTTTGAAGGCTACAACGTGGGCGACACCAACTATAACGGACGAACTATCGTTTTAACGGCATCGGGCACCATTCAGCCTAATGTTACCTATCATATAAAACTCATTATTGCCGACCAAACCGATAATACATTCGATTCGGCTGTTTTTATTGAAGGCGACAGTTTTAGGGTATTGGAATTGGGCGACAATATAACAACCTGTGCCAGTTCGGCCGTTCTAGATGCCGATTTGGAGAATCCTTTAGCTTCGTATGCTTGGTACCTCAACGGTAATTTAATACCTGGCGCTACAGGTTCTAGCTACACCGCTGTAGCAAACGGCACTTACCGGGTTGAAGTGTCTGTTCCGGTTAACGGCTCGGCATGTGTGGAGGAAGACGATATTGAAATCGTACTAAATACCGAAGAACCCATTGACCCTATTACCGATTACGAACTTTGTGATGATGCCAGCGGCGACGAAACAGAAGTGTTCAACCTATCCACCAAAAATTCAGAACTGGAACCCAACATTCCGTTTACTAACTACGATTACAGTTACCACTATTCGGAAGCTGAAGCTAGGGCAAACCTGAACCCGATAACCGCCCCTATTTCAAACACCATTAATCCGCAACCTATTTTTGTAAGAATTCAGGATTTAGACAGTCCTTGTTTTTCATACACCAGTTTTAACCTTATTGTACACAGTCTACCAGATATTGTTGCTCCCACCCCATTGGAAACCTGTGATGGCGATGACAACCCAGATGGATATGCCATAATAGACCTTACCGAAAAAGATGATGAGATTACTCAAGGCAACGCTAATTTATTCGTCACTTATCACTACAACGCATTGGATGCCAGCACAGGCAACAACCCCATCCCCAGCCCTTATATTAACACCAACACGCCAACAGATAATGTTTTTGTTAGAGTCGTTAATACCACAACCGGTTGCGTAAACAATACCACTTTGCAAGTAAATATTGAAGTTAGCCCCATTGTAAATAGAGACACCCAATACCTGGATGCTTGTGATCGCGATTTGGACGGTTCAGCAAACTTCGATTTAACTGAAGTCATCGCCCCTATTTTGGACGGTTTAACCGATGTGTCCACTACTTTCCATGCCACTTTGGAAGACGCACAAACGAATACCAATATTATTGCAAACGAAACCAATTACGAATACAATAATGCCGTTACCGAACCTGGATCGGGAACCATATACTTAAGGATTGAAGATAACGACACGGGCTGTGCCACCATTGTTCCTTTTGAAGTACACACCAATCTATTGCTCACGGGCACCGACACTGGCGATTATGCGCTCTGCGACAACAATGCAGATGAAAACGACACCTTAGATTTTAATTTATTTACCGTTGAAAGCTATATTGCCAACGATTTACCCTACCCCATTACCGTTACCTTTTACGAAACAGAAGACGATAGAAACAACGGCACAAACGCACTACCCAAAACACAACCCTATGCGGCAGCGAGTCCGCAAGTATTGTACATAACTATTGAAAACACTGACAGTGGCTGTATTGAAGACTCTGAAATCACGCTGCTCATTAACCCGATATTGCTATTTGATAATGTTACCGTACCCTATTGCGATGATGATAACGATGGCTTTGCTAGCATAGACCTCGCTTCGCTTGATGATACCATCACGGGAGGAAACGATGATTTTACGGTACGCTATTACGCCACCCAAACCGATGCAGAAAACACTCAAAATCAACTACCTCCGTTTTACAATAACACCAATTCCGTTGAAACGCTTTATGCGCGTATTGAGGCCACTAACTCGGGGTGCTCTACCGTAAACCCTTTTCAAATAGAGGTACTGGTCGCTCCGGCAACCAATCAGCCCACCGATATTATTATTTGTGATGATGACCAAGATGGATTTTCCATAATCGACCTCAACGCTAAAATTTCAGAAGTTGTGCCTAGCACCACAGGTTTGGATATTGACTTTTTCACCTCTTTTGAAGATGCCGATGCCAAAACCAACGAAATACCCGAAACCAATCGCGATGCCTACAACACCAACACCCAAACCATTTTTGTTCGTGTGGAAGATGTGGCTAGCGGCACGGGCTGCTACGCGATAGAGTCGTTTGAAGCCATTGTTAATACATTGCCTGATTTTCCAACAATAAGCAACTATCAAATCTGTGAGGATGATAACGACCGTACCGCAGAATTTTTACTTTCTGAAAAAGATAACGAAATTTTAAACGGCCAAACCGGAAAAGAGGTCTTTTATTTTGAAGATGCAGCTTTTAGCATGCCTATCGACAAAAACGCGATTTATCAAAACACTAGCAGCCCCCAAACCATTTATGTACGTGTGGAGAATATTACAGACCCTAGTTGTTTTGGTACTTCGACCTTCACCCTTCAAGTATCGCCCGACCCCGTTTACAACCCTATTATTGATTATTTGATTTGTGATGACGATAGCAACGATGGCAGGCACGAATTCAACTTAGCCGAAAAAGCCAATGAAATTAGGCAAGGCACACCCGATGTACTAAATATTTCGTTCCACTTAACCCGAAACTTGGCAGAAGAAAACGTTAATCCGTTGCCTGCCACTTACACCAACGTGGTGAATCCGCAAAGTATTTATGTAAGGATTGAAAGCGACGATTCGCTCTGTTTCGTGGTTGAAGAATTAGGAATCAATATTATCGCTGCACCCGATGTTTTGGTAGGCACTCCGTCGTTGACCGAATGTGCTCCTGACTATAACGGACAAGCCAATTTCGATTTAACCTTTTACAATATTGATACCCAAACTCAAGATTTTGAAGTTTTGGATCGTGTAAAAAGCAACTTAAGAATAGACTATTTTGAAAACGAAACCGACATAAACCCCAATGACGGATTAGACAATACCAATGCCATTGTTGATCCTGAAAATTTTGTTTCAGAAGCTAAAACCATTTATATAAAAGTGGCCAACACCTTAACGGGCTGTTATACCGTTGTGCCGCTTCAACTTAATATAAATCCGCCGCCACCAACAAATACAGTGGGCACAGTTGAAATTTGCGACAACGAAACCAACACCTATGATCTATCTTTGGTTAACAACATTATTGTTGATGATCCCTCGGTGGTAAACATATCCTATCACGACACCCAAACCGATGCCGAAGACAATACTGCGATTTTAAGCAACACTTATAATTACACCAATAACAACCATACTATTTACGTCAGAACTTCAAACCCTACAACGGGCTGTTTTATTGTACAAGCATTCAACCTACAAATTAATGAGAATCCTATCGCGAATACTCCTCCTGATTTAATTGACTGTAATGATGATTTTGATGAATTTCTGATTTTCGACCTCACGCAAAACAATAGTGCTATTTTGGGTTCACAAAATGTTTCAAATTTCAATATTACTTTTTATAATACGGAAGAAAATGCCGAAAGCGGAACCAATAGAATAAACACTTCTTACCAAGCTACTAATGGCGAAACCATTTTCGTGCGCGTTCAAAATATAAGCACGGGGTGTTACAGCACTACTCAGTTCAATACGCGGATTAACCCGTTACCCGTTATCCCAATCAATGATATTGTGCCATTGTGCAATGACGACCCCTTGGTAGTCAGTGCGGAAACCGGCGTTGCTGGCGACACCTATCTGTGGTCAACCGGTGCGACTTCTGCTGAAATTCTTCTCGGCCCAAACGATATTGGGAATTACAGCGTTACCGTTACGCGCCCAAATACCATTGCTCCAGATTGTTCGTACACCCATAATTTTAGCGTCGTGGAATCGGATAGCGCCATAATCAATTTCACCCAAACGGTCGATTTTGCCGATCCCAACAGCATTACCGTTGATGTTTCCGGAATTGGCGATTATGTTTTTATTTTAGATGATGGTGAGCCGCAAACCTCAAATGTGTTTGACAATGTGTCTTTTGGTTCGCACTTGGTCACGGTTCGAGATTTAAACGGTTGTTTGGATGTAACACGCGAAGTATTTGTAATTGACATTCCAAAGTTCGTTACTCCAAATAACGATGGGGCTTACGATACTTGGCACATTGTGGGTGCTAGTCAACTGCCCGGTACCATTGTTTACATATACAATCGCTACGGAAAACTGTTAAAAACACTACCTCACACTTCCGTGGGCTGGGATGGTACCTTTAACGGACAAAACATGCCCTCTGATGATTATTGGTTTGTTGCCAAAATTGTGCAGGATGGCGAATCGTTCGATATAAAAGGACACTTTGCTTTAAAACGATAA
- a CDS encoding T9SS type B sorting domain-containing protein, which yields MLFFGYNGYSQLSKKHYIPPLTNASFGNANPEDQYIYLSTPSNSNVPYTIIPIGQPATNFITGTVSNTTPREIAIGSGYGQLFILSTQTSLVSNNKGYIIEAEAPIYASVRMNAGGGAQAGALVSKGLSALGTTFRVGSYTNQNPQDNYLNFVSVMATEDNTTVNFSNLPAGLIIKNYSGATPINTILNEGESYTIATNSFDSTVNRDGLIGCLVNSDKPIVVNCGSANGSFGSGNGRDYGIDQIVDLSKVGTEYIFVRGDGDNAWENILIVAHTDNTSISINGNSAIANINSGEYYVIEGNQYSSNGNMYVETSQPVFAYQGVGGLGNNGSPNEANQGMFFVPPLSCETRGNLNNIANINDIGSTNYSGGISIVTKVGATVTINNNPITVSPSPVTGKPDYITYKVKGLNGNISVESDDELYCAYFNYNGAATSGSFYSGFPSAPEINFDAQFTTLGNCIPNITLQAANTQNFDSFKWMYDDGSGSGFVDLMVSNPEITPAQPGKYKLIGVITCTGEELESVEIPISICPDDVDNDGIIDNLDIDNDNDGILNCTESKGNAAINLSNLNTPELIFEDGSRNNTIASGNFTQTNNSGNTNTFSGNSSGGFTSTLGNATSAENNFEITFSESVNIKLEETISLPSTDIEDEYYIVSIQPINKNITLVDPSDHLLIDTNFDGIFESGITQISGSEIHFKINPNPNGAEPHQFLANQIDGFTFIHKLENGTVSSIFNGGLSITCFNNDHDFDGIPDSLDLDSDNDGIPDIVENQGTLVTLSGTDADNNGLDDIFDATIMPLDTDNDTIFDFYDLDSDNDGLTDLYETGQLGLLSDTDLNGIIDSGGNFGTNGWFDDAETSPDSNIIGYTLDDTDNDGIFNYIDFDSDGDGCSDVIEAGFSDGNGDSYLGDGNVVVDITPDSATGTGLVINASDGYTLPNSDYLNNAPLSIASQTAVLAICEETDTTLSISSPEAETIQWEVSSDNGANWSLVTDDAIYNGSNSFNLNISNAPLSFDGYLFRAFINRTGNGCGLYSQDINFTVAPKPTVSASVTLVQCDDEDSTTLGYSAFNLTEANNEISANVSNETFSYYLTNAAAALGDENSSDFISTPTTFENRTVNSDVVWARVVGQNGCASVSEIQLSVSTTSVPSSFVATFNQCDDFLDTTGNNSANNDNRDGIATFDFSSATASIMSFIPAGQNPMPPRYYRNEADALAEVNEITDISNYRNIGYPNSQYIYVRIDSSISNDCLGLGPHVLLTVEPLPIANPVTIAPECDDDFDGAFPFDTSQIESEILGAQNPADFTVLYFDETGPALPSPLPNPFLTQSQTITVRVENNTTSAPDGPCYDETTITFTVNEQPIANPVVDQVFCDGSAGDIDNDGYFPFDTSTFTSSILGSQTNMEVYYDYVDENGNLITDATSLPNPLISENQTITARVVNPNNTNCTATTLINLIVNPLPVFTVDTPRIVCSSDPTFSIQLEPFEQNTSESFTYEWLWSSLDGSQTNQFVSNNRTITVSTPGTYTITLTKTDGTGCSKSENIYVDASELATITQDDVTVIDISENNSVTIDTTNLGQGNYQFALQREDSNIIEYQDEPHFKNVEAGFYTIHVKDEICGVATLNISVIGYPKYFTPNGDGINDLWHIKGIDANVQANSTVYIYDRYGKLIKQLAVQQEGWDGTFRGKILPTNDYWFKVFLEDGRVFSGHFTLKQ from the coding sequence ATGCTTTTCTTTGGATATAATGGTTATTCTCAACTTAGTAAAAAGCACTATATCCCGCCATTAACCAATGCCTCATTTGGCAATGCAAACCCTGAAGACCAGTACATTTACCTTTCTACGCCGAGCAATTCAAACGTACCTTATACTATAATTCCCATTGGGCAACCAGCTACAAATTTTATTACAGGAACGGTATCGAACACTACTCCTAGAGAAATCGCTATTGGCTCTGGTTATGGACAGCTATTTATACTTTCAACACAAACCAGTCTGGTTTCAAACAACAAAGGTTACATTATTGAAGCCGAAGCGCCTATTTACGCATCTGTAAGAATGAATGCTGGTGGTGGAGCGCAAGCCGGTGCCTTGGTGAGTAAAGGGCTTTCGGCTTTGGGAACCACATTTAGAGTAGGTAGCTACACCAACCAAAACCCGCAAGATAATTATCTAAATTTTGTTTCGGTAATGGCTACGGAAGACAATACCACCGTAAACTTCAGTAACCTTCCCGCAGGTTTAATCATTAAAAATTATTCGGGTGCTACACCAATCAATACTATTTTAAACGAAGGGGAAAGCTATACCATTGCCACAAATAGTTTCGATTCAACCGTAAACAGAGATGGCTTGATTGGTTGTTTAGTCAATTCCGACAAACCTATTGTTGTTAACTGCGGGTCTGCTAACGGAAGTTTTGGTTCAGGTAACGGCAGGGATTATGGAATAGACCAAATTGTGGATTTAAGTAAAGTAGGCACTGAATATATTTTTGTACGAGGCGATGGCGATAATGCATGGGAAAACATTTTGATTGTTGCCCATACCGACAATACATCCATCAGCATTAATGGCAACTCCGCAATTGCAAATATAAACTCAGGTGAATATTACGTTATTGAAGGCAACCAATACAGTTCCAATGGCAATATGTATGTTGAAACCTCTCAACCTGTTTTTGCCTACCAAGGTGTAGGAGGACTTGGTAACAACGGCTCACCAAACGAGGCCAACCAAGGTATGTTTTTTGTACCGCCATTAAGCTGTGAAACCCGCGGAAACCTAAATAATATTGCCAATATTAACGATATAGGGAGCACAAATTATTCAGGTGGCATATCTATTGTTACCAAAGTAGGTGCTACTGTAACCATAAACAACAATCCTATTACGGTGAGTCCAAGCCCCGTAACCGGCAAGCCCGATTACATTACTTATAAGGTTAAGGGGTTAAACGGAAATATTTCAGTGGAAAGTGACGACGAGTTATATTGTGCCTATTTTAACTACAACGGTGCAGCAACTTCGGGCAGTTTTTACTCGGGATTTCCTTCGGCTCCCGAAATCAATTTTGATGCCCAGTTCACCACACTCGGAAACTGTATTCCCAACATAACATTACAAGCTGCCAACACCCAAAATTTTGATAGCTTTAAATGGATGTATGACGACGGATCGGGTAGCGGTTTTGTGGATTTAATGGTTTCAAACCCGGAAATCACTCCGGCACAACCCGGAAAATACAAGCTTATTGGTGTTATTACCTGCACGGGTGAAGAATTGGAATCGGTAGAAATCCCGATTAGTATCTGTCCTGACGATGTGGACAATGACGGTATTATTGACAATTTGGATATCGACAACGACAACGATGGTATTTTAAACTGTACCGAATCCAAAGGGAATGCCGCCATTAACTTAAGCAATTTAAACACCCCCGAGTTAATTTTTGAAGATGGCTCTCGCAATAACACCATAGCCAGTGGTAACTTTACCCAAACAAACAACTCAGGAAATACGAATACCTTCAGCGGAAACAGTTCTGGAGGGTTTACCAGCACACTGGGCAATGCCACAAGTGCTGAAAACAACTTTGAAATCACATTTTCGGAATCTGTAAACATTAAACTGGAAGAAACCATTTCGCTTCCAAGTACCGATATTGAAGATGAATACTATATTGTTAGTATTCAACCCATAAATAAAAACATCACCTTGGTCGACCCCAGCGACCATTTACTAATCGACACCAATTTCGATGGAATTTTTGAATCTGGTATTACTCAAATTTCTGGCTCCGAAATCCATTTCAAAATCAACCCAAACCCAAACGGAGCCGAACCTCATCAGTTCTTAGCCAATCAAATTGACGGCTTCACTTTCATTCACAAACTAGAAAACGGAACGGTTTCTTCCATTTTTAACGGCGGGCTTTCAATAACTTGTTTCAATAACGACCACGATTTTGATGGTATTCCAGACAGTTTGGACCTCGATAGCGACAACGATGGCATTCCTGATATTGTAGAAAACCAAGGTACTTTAGTAACTCTATCTGGAACGGATGCCGACAACAATGGTTTAGACGATATCTTCGATGCTACGATAATGCCCCTTGATACTGATAATGATACTATTTTTGATTTTTACGACCTCGATAGTGATAACGATGGCTTAACCGATTTGTATGAAACTGGGCAATTAGGCCTTTTATCAGATACCGATCTAAACGGGATTATTGACAGCGGCGGAAACTTTGGCACCAACGGCTGGTTTGACGATGCAGAGACTTCTCCAGACAGCAACATTATTGGATACACGCTCGACGATACCGATAACGATGGCATCTTCAATTATATAGATTTCGATAGCGACGGCGACGGCTGTAGCGACGTCATTGAAGCCGGGTTTTCAGATGGCAATGGCGACAGCTATTTAGGTGATGGTAATGTAGTCGTTGATATTACGCCAGACTCTGCAACAGGCACAGGGTTGGTCATTAATGCTTCGGATGGTTACACACTGCCAAACAGCGACTATTTAAATAATGCCCCACTTTCCATAGCGTCCCAAACGGCTGTATTGGCCATTTGCGAAGAAACCGATACCACGCTATCGATATCCTCTCCCGAAGCCGAAACCATACAATGGGAAGTCTCGAGCGACAATGGCGCTAACTGGAGTTTGGTAACCGATGACGCTATTTACAACGGATCCAACTCATTCAATCTGAACATATCGAACGCACCGCTTTCTTTTGATGGCTATTTGTTCCGTGCCTTTATAAACAGGACTGGAAATGGATGCGGGCTATATTCCCAAGATATCAACTTTACGGTGGCACCAAAACCAACAGTGTCCGCTTCTGTAACCCTTGTTCAGTGCGATGACGAAGACTCCACAACTTTAGGTTACAGTGCCTTCAATTTAACTGAAGCCAACAACGAAATTTCCGCTAATGTCTCCAACGAAACCTTTAGTTACTATTTAACGAATGCTGCCGCAGCGTTGGGTGATGAAAACAGTAGTGATTTTATTTCAACCCCCACCACTTTTGAAAACAGAACCGTAAACAGTGATGTAGTTTGGGCCCGCGTTGTAGGGCAGAATGGTTGTGCTTCAGTATCCGAAATTCAATTAAGCGTCTCTACCACATCGGTACCTTCAAGTTTTGTGGCTACGTTCAACCAGTGTGATGACTTTTTAGATACCACCGGAAACAACAGCGCCAATAACGATAACCGCGATGGTATTGCAACCTTCGATTTTAGTAGCGCAACAGCTTCCATCATGAGTTTTATTCCGGCAGGTCAAAACCCCATGCCACCACGCTATTACCGAAATGAAGCTGATGCTTTGGCAGAAGTTAACGAGATTACAGATATTTCAAATTACAGGAACATAGGCTACCCAAATTCACAATATATTTATGTCCGTATAGACAGTTCCATTTCAAATGATTGTTTGGGCCTAGGGCCACATGTTTTACTAACCGTTGAACCGCTACCTATTGCAAATCCTGTAACCATTGCACCAGAATGTGATGATGATTTTGATGGCGCTTTTCCTTTCGATACCTCACAAATTGAAAGTGAAATTTTAGGTGCACAAAACCCTGCGGATTTTACGGTGTTGTATTTTGACGAAACGGGCCCTGCTTTGCCCAGTCCGCTTCCAAATCCTTTTTTAACCCAAAGCCAAACCATTACCGTTCGGGTAGAAAACAATACTACTTCGGCACCCGATGGCCCTTGTTACGATGAAACCACCATTACTTTTACGGTTAACGAGCAACCCATAGCTAACCCTGTTGTAGACCAAGTTTTTTGCGACGGTAGCGCTGGCGATATAGATAACGACGGCTACTTCCCTTTCGACACCTCAACTTTTACAAGCTCCATTTTAGGCTCACAAACCAACATGGAAGTGTATTATGATTATGTTGACGAAAACGGTAACTTAATAACCGATGCCACAAGCTTACCTAATCCGCTTATTTCAGAAAACCAAACTATTACGGCCAGGGTAGTCAATCCCAATAACACCAATTGTACCGCGACAACCCTTATCAATTTAATAGTAAACCCATTGCCTGTTTTTACTGTGGATACCCCGAGAATCGTTTGTTCTTCAGATCCGACATTCTCCATCCAACTAGAACCTTTTGAACAAAACACTTCTGAAAGTTTCACCTACGAATGGCTATGGAGCAGTTTAGATGGTAGCCAAACCAACCAATTCGTTTCTAACAACAGAACTATTACGGTTTCTACCCCAGGCACCTACACCATTACGCTAACCAAAACCGATGGCACGGGCTGTTCAAAATCCGAAAACATTTATGTTGATGCCTCAGAGCTAGCCACCATCACTCAAGATGATGTTACAGTCATTGATATTTCCGAGAATAATTCGGTTACCATAGACACCACAAACCTAGGTCAAGGCAATTATCAATTTGCACTGCAAAGGGAAGATTCCAATATCATCGAATATCAAGACGAGCCCCATTTTAAAAATGTCGAAGCTGGTTTTTATACCATCCATGTAAAAGATGAAATTTGTGGCGTGGCGACATTAAACATTTCGGTAATTGGCTATCCCAAATATTTCACGCCCAATGGCGACGGTATTAACGACCTTTGGCATATTAAAGGAATTGATGCAAATGTACAGGCCAACAGCACAGTTTACATTTACGACCGCTATGGCAAACTAATTAAACAGCTCGCAGTACAACAAGAAGGTTGGGATGGCACATTTCGCGGAAAAATATTGCCCACCAACGATTATTGGTTTAAAGTATTTTTAGAAGACGGACGCGTTTTTTCTGGGCATTTCACATTAAAACAATAG